Proteins encoded in a region of the Salvelinus sp. IW2-2015 linkage group LG27, ASM291031v2, whole genome shotgun sequence genome:
- the keap1a gene encoding kelch-like ECH-associated protein 1A: MDGSYNHQIGQMEGMLCPRKKLLTRDADFSAIAVPSMRGSGYLDYTIETHPSRALQAMEDFRRHEMLCDITLHVTYKDTTADFKVHKVVLASCSPYFKAMFTSSFKECHASEVTLRDVCPLMVGRLIDFAYTSRITVGEKCVLHLLLAAMRYQIEDVAKACCDYLTKNLEPANVIGIARFAEEIGCTELHLRSREYINTHFNEVTKEEEFFSLSHCQLLELISQDSLKVLCESEVYKACTDWVRWDVESRAPYLHALLNALHVYALPPKFIKIQLQSCPILSKANSCRDFLSKIFQEMALRKPLPPAPHRGTQLIYVAGGYRQHSLSSMEAYDPGRNVWLKLADMGSPCSGLGSCVLFGLLYTVGGRNLSLQNNTESSSLCCYNPMTNQWSQHASLNTPRNRVGVAVVDGSIYAVGGSQGSTHHNTVERYDPEANRWVFVSPMSVARLGAGVAGCAGSLYVVGGFDGQNRWNTAERFHPDSNTWHQLAPMTTVRSGLGEYVCEYVCVVGVLYVVGGFDGTVMLSSMERYSVTRDVWEPVASMQHCRSAHGVTIYQGRIFILGGFNATGFLSSVESYCPDTSQLLLGRSGMAAAVTMEPCPGNLPEEEEEEVT; encoded by the exons ATGGATGGAAGTTATAATCATCAAATCGGACAAATGGAGGG GATGCTGTGCCCCAGGAAGAAGCTCCTCACCAGGGATGCGGATTTCTCTGCCATCGCGGTGCCGTCGATGCGGGGGTCTGGGTACCTGGACTACACCATAGAGACCCACCCCTCCAGAGCCCTGCAGGCCATGGAGGACTTCAGAAGGCACGAGATGCTGTGTGACATCACCCTACACGTCACCTATAAGGACACGACCGCCGACTTCAAG GTGCATAAAGTGGTGCTGGCATCCTGCAGCCCATACTTCAAAGCCATGTTCACAAGCAGCTTTAAGGAGTGCCACGCCTCCGAGGTGACTCTACGTGATGTCTGCCCCCTGATGGTAGGGAGGCTCATTGACTTTGCCTACACCTCACGCATCACCGTGGGGGAGAAGTGTGTGCTGCACCTCCTACTGGCCGCCATGAG gtaCCAGATAGAAGACGTGGCTAAGGCTTGCTGTGACTACCTCACTAAAAACTTGGAGCCTGCCAACGTGATCGGCATCGCTCGCTTCGCTGAGGAGATTGGCTGCACCGAGCTGCACCTGAGGAGCCGCGAGTACATCAACACACACTTCAACGAG GTAACCAAAGAGGAGGAGTTCTTCAGTCTGTCTCACTGTCAGCTGTTGGAGCTCATCAGCCAGGACAGCCTCAAGGTGCTCTGTGAGTCAGAG GTGTACAAGGCTTGTACAGACTGGGTGCGATGGGACGTGGAGAGCAGAGCTCCGTATCTCCACGCCCTCCTCAATGCTCTCCACGTCTACGCTCTGCCTCCCAAGTTCATCAAGATACAGCTCCAGTCCTGCCCCATCCTCAGCAAG GCCAACTCCTGTAGAGACTTCCTGTCTAAGATATTCCAGGAAATGGCGTTGAGGAAGCCCCTCCCCCCTGCGCCTCACCGTGGAACACAGCTTATCTACGTAGCCGGAGG GTATCGGCAGCACTCTCTGTCTTCTATGGAGGCCTATGACCCTGGTAGGAACGTCTGGCTGAAGCTAGCTGACATGGGCTCTCCCTGCAGTGGCCTGGGCTCCTGTGTGCTGTTTGGCCTGCTCTACACG GTGGGAGGTAGGAACCTGTCCCTACAGAACAACACTGAGTCCAGCTCCCTGTGCTGCTACAACCCCATGACCAATCAGTGGAGTCAGCACGCTTCCCTGAACACCCCCAGGAACAGGGTGGGGGTGGCCGTGGTGGACGGGAGCATTTACGCCGTGGGGGGGTCCCAGGGATCCACACATCATAACactgtggagag GTATGACCCAGAGGCGAACCGCTGGGTGTTTGTGAGCCCCATGTCAGTAGCCCGTCTGGGGGCAGGGGTAGCAGGTTGCGCGGGGTCTCTGTACGTGGTGGGGGGGTTCGACGGCCAGAACCGCTGGAACACAGCAGAGAGGTTCCACCCCGATTCCAACACCTGGCACCAACTGGCCCCCATGACCACTGTACGCAGTGGACTgggtgagtatgtgtgtgagtatgtgtgt GTTGTGGGGGTTCTCTACGTGGTGGGGGGGTTCGATGG GACGGTCATGCTCAGCTCCATGGAGAGGTACAGTGTAACCAGAGATGTGTGGGAGCCAGTGGCCTCCATGCAGCACTGCCGCAGCGCTCACGGGGTCACCATCTACCAGGGACGCATCTTCATACT tgGTGGTTTTAATGCCACAGGGTTTCTGTCCAGTGTTGAGAGTTACTGCCCTGACACCAGCCAGT TGTTGCTAGGACGCAGTGGAATGGCCGCCGCAGTAACAATGGAGCCCTGCCCTGGCAACCTGcccgaggaggaagaagaggaagtgaCATAG